In the Brevundimonas sp. LM2 genome, TTCGCGTCCCACCACCGCACGGCGTCGGCGTCGCGGGCGCTGAGGTCGGGGTAGGCGGGGTCGGAGCCGACGTCGGGCACCCGGCGCCAGGAGCGCGCGCATTTGGGGATCGAGAGAGGTTCGATCCGGATTTGCGGGAACTTCTCCGGGTTCTTGTCGAGCACGTCTCCAAGGGGGCCATCGGACAGGAAGGCTTGAGACGTCCGGAAGACCTCGGCCGCGAACTCGTTTCGGCTCTGACCGTTGACGTCGAAGGCTGTGAACTTGTACTCGCCGCCTTGAACGTGAACGGCCGCATCAATGGCACCGCCAATCAGCTTTTCGCTACGTGCCGTCTCGATGGCCGCTGTCACCATCTCCAGAAGGCGTTTGACGCTCCCCCACCGCGCCGCCTCCTCCGGATTGCGCCACTCCCCCGGCGTCTCCGGGATCACCCGGGCACAGTTCGTCCCGCCCTGCGGATACCGCGTCGTCCAGGCCTCCTCCATGGTGAAGGGGGTCAGCGGTGCCAGCCAGGCGGTCAGGCGCAGGAACACCTCATGCATCACCGTCCGCGCCGCGCGGCGGCGGATCGCGTCGGGCCGGTCGCAGTAGAGGCTGTCCTTGCGGATGTCGAAGTAGAGGGCGGAGAGGTCGCCGGCGCAGAACTCCAGCACCGGCCGGACGACGTCCTGGAAGCGGTAGGTCTCATAGGCGCCGCGCACCTGCAGATCGAGCTCCCACAGCCGGTGAAGGATGAACCGCTCCAGCGGCGGCATGTCGGCATAGGCGACGCGTTCGGCCTCGTCGAAATCGGCCAGGGCCCCCAGCAGGTAGCGGACGGTGTTGCGCAGCTTGCGATAGGCGTCGACCGTGGTCTGGAGGATCTGTTTGCCGATCCGCTGGTCCTCGGCATAGTCCACCAGGGCGACCCACAGGCGCAGGATGTCAGCCCCCGATTCCTTGATGACCACGGCGGGGTCGGTCGTGTTGCCCCGCGACTTGGACATCTTCTCCCCGTTCTCGTCCTGGGTGAAGCCGTGGGTCAGGACGGCGTCATAGGGGGCGCGGCCGCGGGTGCCGGAGCCTTCGAGCAGGTTGGACTGGAACCAGCCGCGATGCTGGTCCGAGCCTTCGAGATACAGGTTCGCCGGCCAGTGGCTGGGGCGATCGCCCGTGTAGCCGTGGGCCGGGTCGCGGGTCTCCAGGGCGAAGGCGTGGGTGCAGCCGGAATCGAACCAGACGTCGAGGATGTCCTCGATCTTCTCATAGTTGGCCGGGTCGTGCAGGCCGAGGAAGTCGCTGTCCGGCTGGGTGTACCAGGCGTCGGCACCCCCCCGTTCGATGGCGGCGACGATGCGGGCGTCGACCTCGGGGTCGTGCAGGGGCTGGCCGGTGTGCTTGTCGACGAACATGGCCAGAGGCGTGCCCCAGGCGCGCTGGCGGCTGATCAGCCAGTCGGGGCGGCCCTCGACCATCGAGCGGATGCGGTTCTTGCCGGCGGCGGGGTGGAAATCGGTCTGGTCGATGGCGGTCAGCGCCGTCTCGCGCAGGGTCGCGCCGTCGGCGTGGTCCAGCGCCTTGTCCATGCGGATGAACCACTGGGGCGTATTGCGGAAGATGACCGGGGCCTTGGACCGCCAGCTGTGCGGATAGGAGTGTTCCAACCGGCCGCGCGCCAGCAGGGTGCCGGCCTCGATCAGCTTCTCGATGACGGCGGGGTTGGCGGAGCCGAACTTGCCGGTCTTCTTGCCCTCGGTCTCCAGCACCTTCAGGCCGGCGAACAGGGGCACGGACGGGTAGTAGGCGCCGTCGGGGTCGACGGTGTCGGGCACCTCGTGATGACCGTGGGCCTTCCAGACGTCGTAGTCGTCCGCGCCGTGGCCGGGGGCGGTGTGAACGAAGCCCGTGCCGGCGTCGTCGGTGACATGGTCGCCGTCCAGCAGAGGGACGTTGAACCGATAGCCGTCGTCCAGCTCGGCCAGGGGGTGGGCGGTGACCAGGCCGGACGGATTGATGTCGTCCAAACGGGTCCAGGTCGCGATCTTCGCGGCCTTGAAGACCTCCTCGGCCAGCTTGTCGGCCAGGATCAGCCGGTCGCCCGCCTTGGCCCAGGGCTCGAACTCCAGACCCGTCTCCATCGACTGGACCTCGTACAGGCCATAGGCGATCTCGGGGCCGAAGCTGATCGCGCGGTTGGCCGGGATGGTCCAGGGCGTGGTCGTCCAGATCACGATCGAGGGCGTCTGGTGGCGGAAGGCCAGCAGGTCGTCGGGATGGTCGTCGGTGGCGGCGATGACCGGGAACTTGACCCAGATCGTGGGGCTGACGTGGTCGTGGTACTCGATCTCGGCGTCGGCCAGGGCGGTGCGTTCGACCGGGGACCACATGACGGGCTTGGAGCCGCGATACAGCTGGCCCGAGTTCTTGAACTTGTGGAACTCCTTCACGATGGCGGCCTCCGAGAGGTAGTCCATCGTGGCGTAGCGGTTATCGAAATCGCCGGTGATGCCCAGCCGCAGGAACTGGGCCTTCTGCACCTCGATCCAGCCGGCGGCGTATTCGCGGCAGGCGGCGCGGAACTCGGCCTTGGAGACCTCGTCCTTGCGCTTGCCCTGGGCGCGGTAGCGTTCCTCGATCTTCCACTCGATCGGCAGGCCGTGGCAGTCCCAGCCGGGGACGTAGTCGACGTCATGGCCCAGCAGGAAACGGCTGCGGACCACGAAATCCTTCAGCGTCTTGTTCAGCGCATGGCCGATGTGGATGTCGCCGTTGGCATAGGGCGGGCCGTCGTGGAGCACGTACAGCGGTGCGCCCTCGGCCTGACGCTGTGCCCGCAGGGTCGCATACAGGTCGCCCCACTGTTCGAGGATCAGGGGTTCCTTCTGGGGCAGGCCGCCGCGCATGGGGAAGGGCGTCTCGGGCAGGAAGACGGTCTCGCGATAGTCGCGGCCGGTCGGGGTGGGGGCGTCGGACATGATGGGTCTCGGGCAATCTTGGGCGGAGCGTCGGGTGAGGTCGGCTGGAAATCCCGGCGGGCGCGGGGGCGGTGAAGCCCCGTCGGCGCTACGCCGGGCGGCTAATCTCGATCAGAATGATCCGGCGGACGTCCATGCCCGGTTCCTAACAGGGCACAGGGGCTGGGAAAAGCGGCGCGTTCGCCTAAGCTCGACCCCGACGTGACAACGGGTGGCGGAGAGGCTTGATGATGCGGTTCTGGATCCTCGCAGCGGCGGTCGGCGCCGGACTGTCGGCCTGTTCGCCGACGGAAGACACGCCCGCCCCGGCGGACGGGCCTGCCGTGGCCGCTTTGGCCGGCAGCGCGTCGCCCGGTCCCGCCTCGGGGACCCGCGAGGACGTCTATGCCGCCCAGAGCCTGGGGCCGGAACCCTTCGTTCGCGCCCTGTATGCCCAGTATGAAGTCGGCGGGCCGCAGGGCGACCGACCCGCGCCGGGGCAGGAACCGCTGTATTCGCGCACGCTGAATGCCCTGGTCGGTGCCGATTTCCGAGCCGCGAACGGCGAGGTGCCGACGTTGAACTACGATCCGATCTGCGCCTGCCAGGACCAGGCCGATTTCGCCGTGACCGCCGTGGCGGTGGCCCAGTCGGCCCCGAACGCGGCGGAGGCCAACGTCAGTTTCACCAACTTGGGCGAGGCCAGGACTTTGACGCTGAAACTGGTCCGCGAGGGCGTGAACTGGAAGGTCGATGACGTCGTCGACGACGGCGCGTCGCTGCACGACACCCTGATGAAGGTGGCCGAGGCCGCTGCCTAGCGGTCCGGCGTGGCGGCCAGGGCGATGCGGGCCGCCGCCGCGTCGCTGTCGATCTGAGCCTTCAGCGCGTCCAGCCCGTCAAAATTCATCTCGCCGCGCAGGAGGGCGACCAGTTCGGTCTCGACGGTCTGGCCGTACAGGCTCTCCGCAAAATCGAACAGCCACACCTCCAGCAGGGGCTCGGGGATCTCGAACATCGGCCGGACGCCCAGATTGGCGACGCCGTCGATGACCCGGCCGTCCGGTAGCCGGGTGCGGGTGGCATAGACGCCGTAGGCCGGCCGCATGTAGTCGCCCAGACGGACGTTGGCGGTCGGGACGCCGATGGTGCGGCCCCGTTTCTCGCCGTGAACGACCTCGCCCTCGATGGCGAACGGGCGGCCCAGGATGGCGGCGGCGCGGGCCATGTCACCGGCGTTCAGGGCCTCCCGCACGGCGCTGGACGACAGCTTCAGTCCGCCGGGGTCGTCGATGCGATCGGTGACGGAGACGCTGAAGCCGAGGTCGGCGCCCGCCCGGGCCAGGCCGTCCGGCGAGCCGGTGCGGCCCTTGCCGTAGGTGAAGTCGAAGCCGACCGCGGCATGACGAAGGCCCAGGCCCTCGCTCAGAACGCTGCGCGCGAACGTCTCGTCCGACATCGCGGCCATGTCGGCGTCGAACGGCAGCAGATACAGCCGCTCGACCCCCAGGGGGGCCAGGGCGCGCGCCATCTGAGCGGGCGACATCAGGCGGAAGGGGGCGGCCTCGGGCTGGAACCAGCGGCGCGGATGGGGCTCGAAACTGACGACGGCGAGGGGGGCGTCCAGCCGCTCCGCGGCCTCGCGGGCCGCGGCGATCACGCCCTGATGCCCTCGGTGGACGCCGTCGAAGGCCCCGAGCGCGGCGGCGGCGCCCTGCTGGTCCGGCGACAGATCGCGCCAGCCGGTGAGGATTGCGGTGGGCACGACGGTCCCGCTCAGGCCTTGGCGGGCCGGCGGCGGCGCGGCACCCGCACCACGGCCTCGCCCTCCATGATGCAGTCCTCGCCGACGAAGCCTTCGGTCCGCAGGGTGACCCGGGCCGAATCCTGGTCGACCGCCGCGACCGTGATCTGGGCGCGGACGACGTCGCCGATCCGGACCGGCTTGTGGAAGGACAGGGTCTGGCTGAGATAGATGGCGCCGGCCCCCGGCAGGATCGTGCCGACCACCGCCGAGCCGAACGAGGCGCTGAGCAGGCCGTGGGCGATTCGCCCGCGATAGGCGGTCTTGGCGGCGAAGGCTTCGTCCATATGAACCGGGTTGAAGTCGTCCGACGCCTCGGCGAAGCAGCGGATGCGCTCTTCCGTGACGGTGACGTCCTTGATCGCCACCATGCCGGGCGACAGCTCTTCCAGAATATAGCCGCCCGAGGCGTGGGGTCCGATGGTCATGCCCCGGTGTTAGCGAGGCTTCGCCGCTTTGGCGAGGACTACCAGCGCAGCTCGAGCGCGGCGTAGCGGGCGTGGGCCGTCTCGGCGGTCAGCAGAGCACCGGCCCGGGCCGGGTCAAGGTGGCCTTCCTCATGTCGGGCCGCGTCGCCGTGGATGCCCTGGGCGATGAACAGGCAGTCCAGGCCTTGCTGGTTCGCGCCCAGGACGTCGGTCACCACCCCATCGCCGATGCACAGGACCCTGGACCGGTCGACCGGTCCGCCCAGCAGCCGCTCCGCCTCGGCCAGGGCCAGATCATAGATCGGGGCAAAGGGCTTGCCGGCCATGGTCACCCGGCCGCCGAGCGATTCGTACAGGTCGGCCAGCGACCCGCCGCAATAGATGATCCGGTCGCCGCGCTGGACGACCCGATCGGGGTTGGCGCAGATCAGCTCCAGATTTCGGCTGGCGGCCTCGGTCAGGGCGGCTCGATAGTCTTCCGGCGTCTCGGTCTCGTCGTCGATCATGCCGGTGACGGACAGGAAGGCGGCGTCCGCCACCCCGTTGGCGCGCGTCAGGTCCAGGCCGGCATAGAGGATGTCGTCGCGGGTCGGGCCGATGATCCAGGCCGGACCCGGGGCGCGGCGCGCCAGCTCGGTGCGGGTGGCGTCGCCGGAGGTGACGAAGGCCTGCCAGCTGGCACGCGGCACGCCGAGAGCGTCCAGCTGGGCGATGACGTCGGAGGCGGGACGCGGCGAGTTGGAGATCAGCACGACATGGCCGCCCTGATCGTGGAAGCGAGTCAGGGCCTCGCAGGCCTCGGGCCAGCTCTCGCGTCCGTTGTGGAGCACGCCCCAGACGTCGCACAGCAGGATGTCATAGTCGTCCGCGACGGCGGACAGGGCGGGCAGGGGATGAGGCAGGGTCATGGGCGCTGACTAGCCGGTCCCGGCGAAAGGGTGAAGGAGGGTTTGGCGTCGCGCCGTCGGCCTGCTAACCGGACGCGCATGAAAATCCCCCGTATTGCCTGGGCCGCCTACGGCTTCGCGCTCTTCGTCATCGTGTTCGACCAGATCACCAAGGCCTGGTTCCTGAGCGCCATCGCCGATCTGGAGGTCCCGCAGATCCTCGTCGCGCCGCCGATCCTGAACTTCTCCTATGTGCAGAACACCGGCGTCAGCTTCGGCCTGTTCGGCGGCGGTGCCGCGCGCTGGGCCCTCGCGGTCTTTTCCCTGATCGTGGCGGCCGGTCTGGCCTGGTGGGCGCTCCAGGCGAAGCGTCGGACGCTGGTCGCGGCGATCGGTCTGGTGATCGGCGGGGCGATCGGCAATGCGATCGACCGGATCCGCTTCGGCTATGTGGTGGATTTCGTCGATTTCTCGGGGACGGGTCTGTTTCCCTGGGTCTTCAACGTCGCCGACAGCGCCATCTCCGTCGGGGTCGCCCTGCTGATTCTGGACAGCATCCGGTCCGAACGGAAGGGGGCCGTTGGCGCGGCCCACGAAAAGGCGTAATCACCGGCTCTTTCGTGCGTCTATCTCTGTGTGACCTGGGCGCGTCCGTCGCGCTGGAGCCGAACCGTACCATGCGAATCGCCCGCCTCTCGACCGTATCCCTGATCGCCGTTTCGGCCGTGGCCCTGACGGCCTGCGGCAGCATGCGCCAGTCCATCGGCCTGACCAAGGTCGTGCCCGACGAGTTTCTGACGGTCTCGTCGGCCCCGCTGACCGTGCCGCCGGAGTACGGCCTGCGTCCGCCGGCGCCCGGCCAACCCCGGCCCCAGGAACTGGCCCCCGAGAGCGCGGCGCGCCAGATCCTGCTGGGGCAGCGCCAGGCCATCACCCGCACGCCGGGCGAGCAGGCCCTGGTCAGCGCCGCCGGCGCCGAACGCGCGGACCCCCTGGCCCGCTACGTCATCGACGACGAGTTCGGCGATCTGGCCCACAAGGAAAAGAGTTTCGCCGACCGGGTCCTGTTCTGGCGCCGCGACGACGCCGCCACCCAGGCTCCGACCCAGAGCCAGACGGCCCAGGGCGCCGTCACCATCGACGCCGCCAGCGAGAACGCCCGGCTTCAGGCCCTGACCGGCACCCAGTCGCAGATCGTCATCGCCCCGCGCCGCAGCGGTGGGTTCAAGCTGCCTGGTCTGTAAGGAGCGCGGACCTCCAGGTCCGCTTAACGAACTCGCGTCGCAGTTTGAAGTTTTGCATCAAGGCTTACGGACCTGGAGGTCCGCGCTCCGGTGAGCCGCTATGACCAGTATTCTTTCGCTCACCCATCTGTCGGGGGTGGAACAGCTCCGTCTCGCCTTCCAGGGTGAGGAGAACACCGCCCCGATCGCACGAACGC is a window encoding:
- the ileS gene encoding isoleucine--tRNA ligase, whose translation is MSDAPTPTGRDYRETVFLPETPFPMRGGLPQKEPLILEQWGDLYATLRAQRQAEGAPLYVLHDGPPYANGDIHIGHALNKTLKDFVVRSRFLLGHDVDYVPGWDCHGLPIEWKIEERYRAQGKRKDEVSKAEFRAACREYAAGWIEVQKAQFLRLGITGDFDNRYATMDYLSEAAIVKEFHKFKNSGQLYRGSKPVMWSPVERTALADAEIEYHDHVSPTIWVKFPVIAATDDHPDDLLAFRHQTPSIVIWTTTPWTIPANRAISFGPEIAYGLYEVQSMETGLEFEPWAKAGDRLILADKLAEEVFKAAKIATWTRLDDINPSGLVTAHPLAELDDGYRFNVPLLDGDHVTDDAGTGFVHTAPGHGADDYDVWKAHGHHEVPDTVDPDGAYYPSVPLFAGLKVLETEGKKTGKFGSANPAVIEKLIEAGTLLARGRLEHSYPHSWRSKAPVIFRNTPQWFIRMDKALDHADGATLRETALTAIDQTDFHPAAGKNRIRSMVEGRPDWLISRQRAWGTPLAMFVDKHTGQPLHDPEVDARIVAAIERGGADAWYTQPDSDFLGLHDPANYEKIEDILDVWFDSGCTHAFALETRDPAHGYTGDRPSHWPANLYLEGSDQHRGWFQSNLLEGSGTRGRAPYDAVLTHGFTQDENGEKMSKSRGNTTDPAVVIKESGADILRLWVALVDYAEDQRIGKQILQTTVDAYRKLRNTVRYLLGALADFDEAERVAYADMPPLERFILHRLWELDLQVRGAYETYRFQDVVRPVLEFCAGDLSALYFDIRKDSLYCDRPDAIRRRAARTVMHEVFLRLTAWLAPLTPFTMEEAWTTRYPQGGTNCARVIPETPGEWRNPEEAARWGSVKRLLEMVTAAIETARSEKLIGGAIDAAVHVQGGEYKFTAFDVNGQSRNEFAAEVFRTSQAFLSDGPLGDVLDKNPEKFPQIRIEPLSIPKCARSWRRVPDVGSDPAYPDLSARDADAVRWWDAKHPA
- a CDS encoding DUF3828 domain-containing protein, giving the protein MMRFWILAAAVGAGLSACSPTEDTPAPADGPAVAALAGSASPGPASGTREDVYAAQSLGPEPFVRALYAQYEVGGPQGDRPAPGQEPLYSRTLNALVGADFRAANGEVPTLNYDPICACQDQADFAVTAVAVAQSAPNAAEANVSFTNLGEARTLTLKLVREGVNWKVDDVVDDGASLHDTLMKVAEAAA
- a CDS encoding bifunctional riboflavin kinase/FAD synthetase, with product MPTAILTGWRDLSPDQQGAAAALGAFDGVHRGHQGVIAAAREAAERLDAPLAVVSFEPHPRRWFQPEAAPFRLMSPAQMARALAPLGVERLYLLPFDADMAAMSDETFARSVLSEGLGLRHAAVGFDFTYGKGRTGSPDGLARAGADLGFSVSVTDRIDDPGGLKLSSSAVREALNAGDMARAAAILGRPFAIEGEVVHGEKRGRTIGVPTANVRLGDYMRPAYGVYATRTRLPDGRVIDGVANLGVRPMFEIPEPLLEVWLFDFAESLYGQTVETELVALLRGEMNFDGLDALKAQIDSDAAAARIALAATPDR
- a CDS encoding MaoC family dehydratase; amino-acid sequence: MTIGPHASGGYILEELSPGMVAIKDVTVTEERIRCFAEASDDFNPVHMDEAFAAKTAYRGRIAHGLLSASFGSAVVGTILPGAGAIYLSQTLSFHKPVRIGDVVRAQITVAAVDQDSARVTLRTEGFVGEDCIMEGEAVVRVPRRRRPAKA
- a CDS encoding TIGR01459 family HAD-type hydrolase codes for the protein MTLPHPLPALSAVADDYDILLCDVWGVLHNGRESWPEACEALTRFHDQGGHVVLISNSPRPASDVIAQLDALGVPRASWQAFVTSGDATRTELARRAPGPAWIIGPTRDDILYAGLDLTRANGVADAAFLSVTGMIDDETETPEDYRAALTEAASRNLELICANPDRVVQRGDRIIYCGGSLADLYESLGGRVTMAGKPFAPIYDLALAEAERLLGGPVDRSRVLCIGDGVVTDVLGANQQGLDCLFIAQGIHGDAARHEEGHLDPARAGALLTAETAHARYAALELRW
- the lspA gene encoding signal peptidase II, with product MKIPRIAWAAYGFALFVIVFDQITKAWFLSAIADLEVPQILVAPPILNFSYVQNTGVSFGLFGGGAARWALAVFSLIVAAGLAWWALQAKRRTLVAAIGLVIGGAIGNAIDRIRFGYVVDFVDFSGTGLFPWVFNVADSAISVGVALLILDSIRSERKGAVGAAHEKA
- a CDS encoding DUF3035 domain-containing protein; the protein is MRIARLSTVSLIAVSAVALTACGSMRQSIGLTKVVPDEFLTVSSAPLTVPPEYGLRPPAPGQPRPQELAPESAARQILLGQRQAITRTPGEQALVSAAGAERADPLARYVIDDEFGDLAHKEKSFADRVLFWRRDDAATQAPTQSQTAQGAVTIDAASENARLQALTGTQSQIVIAPRRSGGFKLPGL